Proteins found in one Legionella pneumophila subsp. pascullei genomic segment:
- the dapD gene encoding 2,3,4,5-tetrahydropyridine-2,6-dicarboxylate N-succinyltransferase: MNSLQALIEQAFENRQNLSLDTASSDLINAINEVLSGLDNGQFRVAEKINGEWTVHQWLKKAVLLSFKLFPNQIIDAGFCQFYDKIPLKYTDCSNEQFQQSGVRVVPHAMVRRGAYIAKNTVLMPSYVNIGAYIDEGVMVDTWATVGSCAQIGKNVHISGGAGIGGVLEPLQANPTIIEDNCFIGARSEIVEGVIVEKNSVISMGVFLGQSTKIYNRITGEVSYGRIPAGSVVVAGNLPSHDGSHSLYCAVIVKQVDEKTRAKVSINDLLRANQDD, translated from the coding sequence ATGAACTCACTTCAAGCTCTAATTGAACAAGCCTTTGAAAACCGTCAAAATTTATCGCTCGACACAGCCTCCTCAGATTTGATCAATGCCATTAATGAAGTTCTCAGTGGTCTGGATAATGGCCAATTCAGAGTCGCTGAAAAAATAAATGGTGAATGGACAGTTCATCAATGGCTTAAAAAGGCAGTTCTTTTATCCTTTAAACTTTTCCCAAATCAAATCATAGATGCGGGGTTTTGCCAGTTTTACGATAAAATACCGCTAAAATATACGGATTGTAGTAATGAGCAATTTCAACAATCAGGGGTAAGAGTTGTTCCTCATGCCATGGTGCGGCGTGGAGCATATATTGCCAAAAATACAGTTTTAATGCCTTCTTATGTCAATATAGGTGCTTATATTGATGAAGGGGTAATGGTTGATACCTGGGCAACTGTTGGTTCTTGTGCCCAAATAGGAAAAAATGTACATATATCTGGCGGCGCAGGTATAGGAGGTGTTTTAGAACCATTACAAGCGAACCCAACCATCATTGAGGACAATTGCTTTATTGGTGCCCGCTCTGAAATAGTGGAAGGGGTTATCGTAGAAAAAAACTCCGTCATATCAATGGGAGTATTTTTAGGCCAAAGCACTAAAATCTACAATCGAATCACTGGCGAAGTAAGCTACGGCAGAATTCCGGCTGGCTCAGTAGTTGTTGCAGGTAACTTGCCAAGTCATGATGGAAGCCACAGTTTATATTGTGCTGTCATTGTGAAACAAGTGGATGAAAAAACTCGCGCGAAGGTAAGCATTAATGATTTACTAAGAGCCAATCAAGATGACTGA
- a CDS encoding CAP domain-containing protein — MNLIKIKSITLLGVLVHCFLFPTYAATQPKNTVNDTAIQNEILVYINNYRQQHGLSPLKMDNRIVKEAKIHSMDMAKHAIPFGHKYFNKRIDKLHTQIKNSNAGAENVAYNYKNAQDVVKNWLRSPGHKRNIVGNYDLTGIGIARDEKGKIYFTQIFLRTGNANYASRKPFSSIFSGALFSRKA; from the coding sequence ATGAATCTGATAAAAATTAAATCAATAACCTTATTAGGTGTACTTGTACATTGTTTTCTCTTCCCTACTTATGCTGCCACACAACCCAAAAACACGGTGAATGACACCGCCATTCAAAATGAAATATTAGTTTACATCAATAATTACAGACAACAGCATGGCTTATCGCCTCTCAAAATGGATAACCGCATCGTAAAGGAAGCGAAAATTCATTCCATGGATATGGCAAAACACGCGATACCTTTCGGCCACAAATATTTTAATAAGCGCATTGATAAATTACACACACAAATTAAAAACTCAAATGCAGGAGCGGAAAACGTGGCTTACAACTATAAAAATGCCCAGGATGTCGTCAAAAACTGGTTACGTAGCCCGGGACACAAAAGAAATATTGTTGGTAACTATGATCTTACGGGCATAGGCATAGCTCGAGATGAAAAAGGAAAAATATATTTTACTCAAATATTCTTAAGAACCGGAAATGCTAACTATGCTTCCAGAAAACCCTTTTCATCGATCTTTAGTGGCGCACTCTTCAGTAGGAAAGCATAA
- the dapE gene encoding succinyl-diaminopimelate desuccinylase, whose translation MTDIKQILTDLIRFPSITPEDAGCQKYMIQFLEQLGFTCQQLNNGPVSNFFACYGKIGPLLVFAGHTDVVPVAEVSKWDTDPFSLEEKNGVLYGRGVADMKGSLACMLHMARRFIKTYPSFPGRLGFLITSGEEGDEFNLGTPYVMQKLEQQGIVIDYCIVGEPSSSLKAGDIIKIGRRGSLSAKIHLSGKQGHVAYPHLADNPIHRISPVLAELTSMQWDNGNAYFPPTSMQITYIHCGGHAGNIIPGELNLHLNFRYSTEQTDESLKTRVINAFTHHNLNPAIEWRLNGEPFLTNKGILLESCKQTVLEHIGTLPELSTSGGTSDGRFIAPYGVEVIELGLVNATIHQVNECTSLQDLNTLETMYFSICEKLLID comes from the coding sequence ATGACTGATATTAAGCAAATTCTGACTGACCTCATTCGTTTTCCTTCTATTACACCAGAAGATGCTGGCTGCCAAAAATACATGATTCAATTTCTGGAGCAATTGGGATTTACTTGTCAACAACTGAATAATGGGCCTGTATCCAATTTCTTTGCCTGCTATGGCAAAATTGGGCCTTTATTGGTGTTCGCAGGCCATACCGATGTAGTTCCTGTTGCTGAAGTATCAAAATGGGATACAGACCCTTTCTCGCTCGAAGAAAAAAATGGCGTGCTCTATGGTCGTGGGGTTGCTGATATGAAAGGCAGCCTGGCCTGTATGTTGCACATGGCCAGAAGATTTATTAAAACTTATCCTTCCTTTCCAGGCAGACTAGGATTTCTGATCACTAGTGGCGAAGAAGGCGATGAATTTAATTTGGGCACCCCTTATGTGATGCAAAAACTGGAGCAGCAAGGGATTGTTATTGATTATTGCATAGTAGGTGAACCTTCAAGCAGCTTGAAAGCTGGTGATATCATCAAAATTGGAAGGCGTGGATCATTAAGTGCCAAAATACATCTGAGTGGAAAGCAAGGTCATGTTGCCTATCCGCATTTGGCTGACAATCCAATTCATAGAATTAGCCCCGTATTAGCCGAACTCACTTCAATGCAATGGGATAATGGCAATGCTTATTTTCCTCCTACCTCCATGCAAATAACTTATATTCATTGTGGAGGGCATGCGGGTAATATTATCCCAGGCGAATTAAATCTGCATTTGAACTTTAGATATTCGACAGAGCAAACAGACGAGTCGTTAAAAACGAGAGTAATTAATGCCTTTACACACCATAATCTTAACCCCGCTATAGAATGGCGATTAAATGGCGAACCATTCTTAACGAATAAAGGCATATTGCTAGAAAGTTGCAAACAAACAGTGCTTGAACATATTGGGACTCTCCCCGAGCTTTCAACAAGTGGTGGAACTTCAGATGGGCGTTTTATAGCACCTTATGGGGTTGAGGTTATAGAGCTGGGACTGGTAAATGCAACCATTCATCAGGTTAATGAATGCACTTCTCTACAGGATTTGAATACACTTGAAACCATGTATTTTTCAATCTGTGAGAAATTATTAATTGATTAA
- a CDS encoding dicarboxylate/amino acid:cation symporter, producing MCAAHHQKNKYIFSTPLIYAAMIGLGIISGLSDLPFLKETGLLISDLFIKLFKCISLPIISLSIIVTLANYQTDSLMKSVWQRTIKYTFATTLVAALISCFLYILIHPSTVQVNLDAANPKSTSSLGYLGYLSNMIPTNLLSPFLEQQVMGVLLLSIVIGFAVRQIPETEPRETIIRFFRGAHGMFLVMTKWIIKLIPLGLFGFITSTVIQLRSGMDIKGIGQYLMIIVLANLIQGLVILPLWLKSNGIKPLSSMRAMLPALSVAFFSKSSVGTLPVTMNTVEANLKVNPQISRFVLPLCTSINMNGCAAFIFATVIYLMQSHGIQVSYATMGIWVLVSTIAAIGNAGVPMGCFFLSVSLLSSMNVPITLMGVILPFYGLIDMLETALNVWSDACVTKVVNDKAEGGDGVVGIRPKERSLLNAELG from the coding sequence ATGTGTGCAGCACACCACCAAAAGAATAAATATATTTTTAGTACCCCACTAATTTATGCAGCGATGATTGGACTTGGGATAATAAGTGGATTATCCGATTTGCCTTTTTTAAAAGAAACAGGGCTTTTAATTTCTGATTTGTTTATTAAATTGTTCAAGTGCATTAGTTTACCTATTATTTCCTTGTCGATTATTGTAACTCTGGCAAACTATCAAACGGATAGTTTGATGAAAAGTGTATGGCAAAGAACAATTAAATATACTTTTGCTACAACTTTAGTTGCAGCATTAATCAGCTGTTTTCTATATATTTTGATTCATCCAAGCACTGTTCAAGTCAACTTGGATGCGGCGAACCCAAAATCCACCAGCAGTTTGGGATATCTTGGCTATTTGAGTAACATGATACCGACTAATTTATTATCTCCATTCCTGGAGCAACAGGTTATGGGGGTATTGTTGCTTAGTATTGTTATCGGTTTTGCTGTTCGTCAAATACCGGAGACAGAGCCACGTGAAACTATTATTCGATTTTTCCGCGGCGCTCATGGGATGTTTTTAGTGATGACCAAATGGATAATTAAATTAATACCTTTGGGGTTATTCGGGTTCATTACTTCTACTGTAATTCAGTTGCGATCGGGTATGGATATTAAAGGGATAGGTCAATACTTGATGATTATTGTTTTAGCTAATTTGATACAAGGATTAGTCATTCTGCCTTTATGGCTGAAATCAAATGGTATTAAACCATTATCTTCGATGCGCGCAATGTTACCTGCGTTATCTGTTGCTTTTTTTTCCAAGTCATCTGTCGGTACTTTGCCTGTTACAATGAATACTGTAGAGGCTAATTTAAAGGTTAACCCTCAAATCAGTCGTTTTGTTTTACCATTATGCACAAGCATTAATATGAATGGATGTGCCGCATTTATTTTTGCCACAGTCATTTATCTTATGCAAAGTCACGGCATCCAGGTTTCTTATGCTACTATGGGGATATGGGTTTTAGTATCAACTATAGCGGCAATAGGTAATGCCGGCGTTCCTATGGGCTGCTTTTTCTTAAGCGTTAGTTTACTCTCCAGTATGAATGTGCCTATCACGCTTATGGGAGTTATTCTTCCCTTCTATGGTTTGATTGATATGTTGGAAACTGCCTTAAACGTATGGTCTGATGCTTGTGTTACCAAGGTTGTTAATGATAAAGCAGAAGGTGGTGATGGAGTGGTGGGCATTAGACCAAAAGAGCGTTCATTATTAAATGCCGAGTTAGGTTAA
- a CDS encoding peptide chain release factor 3, with the protein MSDFYQDFNKRRTFAIISHPDAGKTTVTEKLLLFGGAIQLAGTVKGRKADRHATSDWMEMEKERGISITTSVMQFVHNQHVINLLDTPGHEDFSEDTYRTLTAVDSALMVIDVAKGVEDRTVKLMEVCRLRDTPIMTFINKLDREGREPIDLLDEVESVLGIQCAPITWPVGMGKRFKGIYHRYQDIIYLYQQGSNAKKVEATQIKGLDNPQLDELIGDSANELREEIELVRGASHEFNLEDYLAGKMTPVYFGSAINNFGIKELLDDFVEYAPGPQPRATHERAVYPNEETFSGFVFKIQANMDPKHRDRIAFVRVCSGSYKKGMKLSHLRIGKEVQISNALTFMAGDRSHTELALAGDIIGLHNHGTIRIGDTFTQGEQLKFTGIPNFAPELFRLVRLRDPLKSKALLKGLIELSEEGATQVFRPLNSNQLILGAVGILQFDVVAHRLKHEYKVDCIYESVNVTCARWVYSEDDKAMSEFRTKAYDYLALDGGDMLMYLAPTKVNLTMAEERYPKIKFCATREH; encoded by the coding sequence ATGTCTGATTTTTATCAAGACTTTAATAAAAGGCGAACTTTTGCAATTATTTCTCACCCTGATGCAGGAAAGACCACTGTAACTGAAAAATTATTGCTTTTCGGAGGAGCTATTCAGCTGGCAGGTACGGTTAAAGGCCGTAAAGCAGACAGGCATGCCACTTCTGATTGGATGGAAATGGAAAAAGAAAGAGGGATTTCGATTACTACTTCGGTAATGCAGTTTGTACATAATCAACATGTCATCAATTTGCTTGATACCCCCGGCCATGAAGACTTTTCGGAAGATACGTATCGTACTCTGACAGCTGTAGATTCTGCTTTAATGGTCATTGATGTGGCCAAAGGGGTAGAAGATCGGACTGTAAAATTGATGGAAGTTTGTCGGTTACGTGATACACCTATCATGACTTTTATCAATAAGTTGGACAGGGAAGGGCGAGAGCCTATTGATTTGCTCGATGAAGTAGAGTCTGTTTTGGGCATTCAATGTGCCCCAATTACCTGGCCAGTTGGAATGGGAAAACGCTTCAAAGGAATTTATCACCGCTATCAGGATATTATTTATTTGTATCAGCAAGGCAGTAATGCAAAAAAAGTAGAGGCTACGCAGATTAAAGGTTTGGACAATCCTCAATTGGATGAATTGATTGGTGACAGTGCAAACGAACTCAGAGAAGAAATTGAATTAGTCAGAGGGGCATCCCACGAGTTTAATTTAGAAGATTATCTCGCAGGCAAAATGACCCCAGTGTATTTTGGTTCAGCAATTAACAACTTTGGTATTAAGGAATTGCTGGATGATTTTGTCGAATATGCGCCAGGCCCTCAACCGCGAGCAACTCATGAGAGGGCGGTTTATCCCAATGAAGAAACATTTTCCGGCTTTGTTTTTAAAATTCAAGCCAATATGGACCCCAAACACAGAGACCGAATTGCCTTTGTGAGAGTTTGTTCGGGTTCTTATAAGAAGGGAATGAAATTAAGTCATTTGCGTATAGGAAAAGAAGTGCAAATTTCCAATGCCTTAACTTTTATGGCAGGCGATCGATCACACACGGAGCTTGCTTTGGCTGGTGATATTATTGGTTTGCATAATCATGGCACCATTCGTATTGGTGATACTTTTACACAAGGTGAGCAATTGAAGTTTACTGGAATCCCTAATTTTGCTCCTGAATTGTTTAGGCTTGTCAGGTTGAGAGACCCATTGAAGAGTAAAGCCTTACTTAAAGGATTAATTGAATTATCTGAAGAAGGCGCAACCCAGGTATTTAGGCCATTAAACAGCAATCAGCTAATATTAGGGGCTGTTGGGATATTACAATTTGATGTGGTAGCGCATAGACTGAAACATGAATACAAAGTCGATTGTATTTATGAATCAGTCAATGTGACTTGCGCTCGGTGGGTTTATTCTGAGGATGATAAAGCAATGAGTGAGTTTCGTACCAAAGCATACGATTATTTGGCTTTGGACGGAGGAGATATGCTGATGTACCTGGCACCTACGAAAGTGAATTTGACAATGGCAGAGGAACGTTACCCCAAGATTAAATTCTGCGCTACTCGAGAACATTGA
- a CDS encoding NAD(P)(+) transhydrogenase (Re/Si-specific) subunit beta, producing MNSIVPLFYLLAAICFILALKGLASPATSRRGNLLGILGMILAVGSTLMMPTTYHHILLIALIAGGGIIGTIIALKINMTAIPQLVAAFHSLVGMAAVLVAYCAFLSPESFQIGTPGAIATASLIEMSLGLIIGAITFSGSVIAFLKLQGIISGIPVRFYAQNHVNLLIGLTILVLLILFVTNQNLFLFNLLAGLAFLIGVLLIIPIGGADMPVVISMLNSYSGWAAAGIGFTLSNHLLVITGALVGASGAILSYIMCVGMNRSIFNVIFGGISSSGNTKQAHSGNELRNVRQANGEDAAFLLSNAKDVIIVPGYGMAVAHAQHAVKELVDALESHSIRVRFAIHPVAGRMPGHMNVLLAEANIPYDRVFEQSEINRDFATCDVAYVIGANDITNPAAKTDPASPIYGMPVLEVEKAKTVLFVKRSLSPGYAGVENDLFFHDNTYMLFGDAKVMTESIAKALGEI from the coding sequence ATGAATTCAATAGTTCCACTGTTTTATTTATTGGCAGCAATATGCTTTATCTTGGCCTTAAAAGGACTGGCAAGTCCTGCTACTTCAAGAAGAGGGAACCTTCTCGGTATTCTGGGTATGATCCTGGCAGTGGGATCCACCCTGATGATGCCCACCACCTACCATCATATTCTATTAATCGCATTAATAGCAGGCGGCGGAATAATAGGAACTATCATTGCTTTGAAGATAAACATGACAGCCATACCACAACTGGTTGCCGCTTTTCATTCTTTAGTAGGTATGGCGGCCGTTCTGGTAGCCTACTGCGCCTTTTTATCTCCCGAGTCTTTTCAAATCGGTACACCTGGAGCGATTGCTACCGCAAGTCTTATTGAAATGAGTTTGGGGTTAATAATCGGAGCCATTACTTTTTCAGGCTCAGTCATTGCCTTTTTAAAATTACAAGGAATCATATCGGGCATTCCAGTTCGATTTTATGCTCAAAACCATGTCAACTTACTAATAGGGCTAACAATCCTGGTTTTACTCATTCTATTTGTAACCAATCAAAACCTGTTTCTCTTTAACCTGTTGGCAGGATTGGCCTTTCTTATTGGTGTTTTACTCATTATTCCTATTGGTGGAGCTGATATGCCTGTCGTTATTTCCATGCTGAACTCCTACTCAGGTTGGGCCGCAGCAGGAATAGGTTTCACGCTGAGTAATCATCTGTTAGTGATCACAGGCGCTCTGGTTGGCGCCAGCGGGGCAATTTTAAGTTATATCATGTGCGTTGGCATGAATCGCTCTATCTTTAATGTTATTTTTGGTGGAATAAGCAGTTCTGGGAACACGAAACAAGCCCATTCCGGCAATGAGCTACGCAATGTAAGACAGGCCAACGGCGAAGACGCAGCATTTCTGTTAAGTAATGCCAAGGATGTTATCATTGTTCCTGGATATGGAATGGCAGTGGCACATGCCCAACATGCCGTCAAAGAGCTTGTTGATGCTCTGGAATCCCATTCTATTCGTGTTCGTTTTGCAATACATCCTGTTGCTGGACGCATGCCTGGCCATATGAACGTATTACTTGCTGAAGCCAATATTCCTTATGACAGAGTCTTTGAACAAAGTGAAATTAACAGAGATTTTGCTACCTGTGATGTGGCTTACGTAATTGGTGCAAACGACATCACCAACCCTGCGGCCAAAACCGATCCCGCCTCCCCAATCTATGGAATGCCTGTCCTGGAAGTTGAAAAAGCCAAAACAGTCTTATTCGTCAAACGCAGTTTATCTCCTGGTTATGCCGGGGTAGAAAACGATTTATTTTTTCACGACAACACCTATATGCTTTTTGGTGATGCCAAAGTAATGACTGAATCAATCGCTAAGGCTCTGGGAGAAATATAA
- a CDS encoding GGDEF domain-containing protein: MTSSKHYKESMTLLVEGSLRAIPFNIILATLLAIDLAYNNVPALIIGAWIFGIVFISLVRSYFCWKIIKRGVEKNRIQATLIEFFLLTFVTGSIWGACYFITLPYVNDLHEFIIILVFGGMCAGAIASLSIYLPAYYAYVFPMLLPVIVYNYALLDVDRTMLATMFLIFIAMLIISAKINHRLLNENFRLFNEKELLINELKVMSITDSLSGLYNRRYFDNIFPQEFNRARRNQYFLSLVSIDIDNFKLINDNLGHPFGDKVLISIADLLKKIFRRSNDILFRLGGDEFAIIIANQPIKETISLCQIIKNPFKTENLNHTYDSNEKLLMSHVTLSIGIAYIHFESSVSIERAITAADKALYQAKRKGKNQIVVKKLL; the protein is encoded by the coding sequence ATGACTTCATCCAAGCATTACAAGGAAAGTATGACCTTGCTCGTTGAGGGATCTCTAAGAGCAATTCCGTTCAATATCATTTTGGCTACATTGCTTGCCATTGACCTGGCTTATAATAATGTGCCTGCATTAATAATAGGGGCATGGATATTTGGTATTGTCTTTATAAGCTTGGTAAGAAGTTATTTCTGCTGGAAAATAATTAAGAGGGGAGTAGAAAAAAATAGAATTCAAGCCACTTTGATCGAGTTTTTCCTTCTTACATTTGTTACGGGCAGTATATGGGGCGCGTGTTACTTCATTACACTGCCTTATGTAAATGATCTGCATGAATTTATTATTATTTTAGTGTTTGGTGGAATGTGCGCAGGCGCGATCGCTTCTCTGTCTATTTATTTACCAGCTTATTATGCCTATGTTTTTCCAATGCTTTTACCAGTCATTGTTTATAATTATGCCTTGTTAGATGTCGATAGAACGATGTTAGCAACCATGTTTCTAATATTTATTGCCATGCTTATTATTTCTGCAAAGATTAATCATAGATTGCTCAATGAAAATTTTCGATTATTCAATGAAAAAGAACTATTAATCAATGAATTGAAAGTAATGTCAATCACTGATTCTTTGTCGGGGTTATATAACAGGAGATATTTTGACAACATATTTCCACAAGAGTTTAATCGAGCAAGACGCAATCAATATTTTTTAAGCCTGGTATCAATAGACATAGATAATTTTAAATTAATCAATGATAATTTGGGGCATCCTTTTGGCGATAAAGTCCTGATTAGCATCGCTGATTTATTAAAAAAAATATTTCGACGTTCAAACGATATACTGTTTCGGCTTGGCGGAGACGAATTTGCAATAATCATCGCTAACCAGCCGATTAAAGAAACAATATCTCTTTGCCAAATAATTAAAAATCCTTTTAAAACAGAAAATTTGAACCATACTTATGATTCAAACGAGAAATTACTCATGAGTCATGTCACTTTAAGCATAGGAATTGCTTATATTCATTTTGAAAGTTCAGTCAGTATAGAGCGTGCAATTACTGCAGCGGATAAGGCATTATATCAAGCTAAAAGAAAAGGAAAAAACCAAATTGTAGTAAAAAAACTACTTTAA
- a CDS encoding glycoside hydrolase family 3 N-terminal domain-containing protein yields the protein MITIRNKIGQMLIMGFHGSELHDNSPVAQWLSNDGLGGVLLFDKDLSTGIYGKNLRNQAQIRQLIRQLNRYASMISGGNDNLPLFTAIDYEGGVVDRLSKIEGCPPTMKARELAKLSSDDFDEEVTQMAMTLQSLGFNLNFAPVVDLNLNAHAGIIGNLGRSFSSNPEVTIRLAKQFVDVFSRYGIACAYKHFPGHGSATGDTHEGFVDVTETFQTDELIPYRSLLKDLSNPIMVMTAHVINKHLDSKGLPATLSYDVLTLLLRQSIGYDGVIISDDLQMHAISNHYSLEDALCLTINAGADMVIFANQLGTITAPEVIDVIEKLVINKQIPSQRIDEAYRRIVRLKQQIICSALINT from the coding sequence TTGATTACAATAAGAAACAAAATCGGACAAATGCTGATTATGGGATTTCATGGTTCCGAGCTGCATGATAATAGTCCGGTTGCTCAATGGTTATCTAATGATGGTCTCGGCGGAGTGTTGTTATTCGACAAAGATCTATCCACAGGGATTTATGGCAAGAATTTAAGGAATCAGGCTCAGATAAGGCAATTGATTCGACAGCTTAATCGTTATGCATCAATGATTTCAGGAGGTAATGACAATCTGCCTTTATTTACTGCGATTGATTACGAAGGTGGAGTGGTTGACAGACTAAGCAAAATAGAAGGCTGTCCGCCTACTATGAAAGCCAGGGAACTTGCAAAGTTATCCAGTGATGATTTTGATGAAGAAGTAACTCAAATGGCTATGACGTTGCAGTCATTAGGTTTTAATTTAAATTTTGCCCCGGTTGTTGATTTAAATTTAAATGCTCATGCAGGGATTATTGGAAACCTGGGAAGAAGCTTTTCTTCTAACCCAGAGGTAACTATTCGTTTGGCCAAGCAGTTCGTTGATGTTTTCAGTCGTTATGGTATTGCTTGTGCGTATAAACATTTCCCCGGCCATGGCAGCGCCACTGGAGATACACATGAGGGATTTGTCGATGTTACAGAAACCTTTCAAACCGATGAGCTAATTCCTTATCGAAGTTTATTAAAAGACCTGTCTAACCCTATCATGGTAATGACGGCACATGTGATCAATAAGCATTTGGATAGTAAGGGATTGCCAGCAACTCTGTCCTACGACGTTTTAACGTTATTGTTACGTCAAAGCATAGGATATGACGGGGTCATTATCAGCGATGATTTGCAAATGCATGCCATTTCAAATCACTATTCATTAGAAGATGCTCTTTGTCTTACCATCAATGCCGGGGCTGATATGGTCATATTTGCCAATCAGCTTGGAACTATTACCGCACCGGAAGTTATAGATGTGATTGAAAAATTGGTAATTAACAAGCAAATTCCCTCTCAACGTATTGATGAGGCGTACAGAAGAATAGTACGTCTGAAGCAACAAATTATATGCAGTGCATTAATCAATACGTAA
- a CDS encoding proton-translocating transhydrogenase family protein, which yields MPEIHTLGNPYITILTIFVLACFVGYYVVWKVTPALHTPLMSVTNAISSIIILGALIAAGSELIGSITWLGGIAIFITSINIFGGFVVTQRMLRMYKK from the coding sequence ATGCCTGAGATTCATACACTTGGTAATCCTTATATTACGATATTAACCATTTTCGTACTGGCTTGTTTTGTAGGTTATTATGTGGTTTGGAAAGTAACACCGGCTTTACATACACCCTTAATGTCAGTCACCAATGCCATCTCCAGTATTATTATACTTGGTGCTTTAATCGCTGCAGGAAGTGAATTGATTGGAAGCATCACCTGGCTAGGCGGCATAGCCATATTTATTACTTCAATCAATATTTTTGGTGGCTTTGTAGTAACTCAACGCATGCTTCGCATGTATAAAAAATAA
- a CDS encoding Re/Si-specific NAD(P)(+) transhydrogenase subunit alpha, with product MMIATLMESAQETRVAITPNSAKQYIKLGYDVGIEKNAGLSSDFANEEFEKAGATIFDSKSTLLKKTQILLCVNEPDPKNLNGLPSDSLIIGHIDNNPLSPLVKWCLNQQMTLFSMNLIPRISRAQSMDSLSSQANLAGYRAVLEAAATFHRAIPMMMTAAGMIQPAKVLILGAGVAGLQAIATAKRLGAVVYAFDVRKAAKEQVESLGAEFIEVMQEQDSETAGGYASETSEEYKKLQAELIDQYAKTADIVISTALIPGRQAPVLLHKKTVEQMKPGSVIIDLATSRGGNCELSVADKIIKHGEVTIVGLSNMAGLVPATASDLYSNNLVHLINLLAKNPAEFNLNPDDEIIQQAVLCHKGTYLPFQEVKEKQNA from the coding sequence ATGATGATTGCAACCTTAATGGAATCAGCTCAGGAAACGCGAGTAGCCATTACTCCCAACTCGGCCAAACAATACATAAAACTAGGCTATGACGTAGGGATTGAAAAAAACGCGGGGCTTAGCTCAGATTTTGCCAATGAAGAATTTGAAAAAGCTGGTGCAACAATTTTTGACAGCAAAAGTACTTTACTCAAAAAAACTCAAATTCTTTTATGTGTTAATGAACCTGATCCTAAAAACTTAAATGGCTTACCCTCAGATTCTCTGATAATTGGCCACATAGACAACAATCCTCTTAGCCCACTTGTTAAGTGGTGCCTGAATCAGCAAATGACATTATTTTCAATGAATCTCATTCCCAGGATAAGCCGTGCTCAAAGCATGGATAGCCTATCCTCTCAGGCTAACCTGGCTGGTTACAGGGCAGTTTTGGAAGCTGCGGCAACATTTCATAGAGCCATCCCTATGATGATGACTGCCGCAGGTATGATTCAACCGGCCAAAGTACTCATTCTTGGCGCAGGAGTCGCTGGCTTACAAGCCATAGCTACTGCGAAACGTTTAGGCGCTGTAGTTTATGCCTTTGACGTAAGAAAGGCAGCCAAAGAACAGGTTGAAAGCCTAGGCGCTGAATTCATAGAGGTAATGCAGGAACAAGATAGTGAAACAGCTGGTGGATATGCTTCAGAAACAAGTGAAGAATATAAAAAACTTCAGGCTGAGCTCATTGATCAATATGCAAAAACTGCAGACATCGTCATTTCCACAGCATTGATACCCGGACGTCAAGCCCCGGTTTTACTTCACAAAAAAACTGTCGAGCAAATGAAACCTGGTTCTGTGATTATTGATCTCGCAACCTCTCGAGGTGGAAATTGTGAACTCAGTGTTGCGGATAAAATCATTAAACATGGCGAAGTTACTATAGTGGGATTGAGTAATATGGCAGGTCTCGTCCCCGCTACAGCAAGTGACCTTTATTCTAATAATCTGGTTCATCTTATAAATCTTTTAGCAAAAAATCCGGCTGAATTTAACTTAAATCCTGATGATGAGATTATCCAGCAAGCCGTTCTTTGTCATAAAGGAACTTACCTACCCTTTCAGGAAGTAAAGGAGAAACAAAATGCCTGA